Below is a genomic region from Variovorax sp. J2L1-78.
CTGCACCAGCGGCACGCCCGCCGCCTGCTCCAGCTCGGCGATGCGCTGGCTCATCGCCGCCTTGCTCACGCCCAGGCGCTGCGCCGCGGCCGTGTAGCTGCACTGCTGCGCCAGCACGGTGAGCGCGTGCAGGTGGGTCCAGAGCGCTTCGATCTTTCGGGAGTCCATGGCGCCATTGTTCACCAATGCGAACAATCAGTTAAGCCCGGGATGGCTTGGCGCCGCGTTGGCGCGTGCCTAAACTGCCGGCATCCTCCCCCGAACGACACCCGCACGAGAGCTCGCATGACCATCGCCTCCATCGACCACTACATCCACGGCCGCGCCGTGGCCAACGAATCCGGCCGCAGCCAGGACGTGACCAACCCCGCCAGCGGCAAGGTCACCGGCAAGGTCGGCCTGGCCGACAAGGCGGCGGTCGACGCCGCCGTGGCATCGGCCCAGGCCGCCTTCCCTGCCTGGGCCGACACGCCACCGATCCGCCGCGCCCGCGTGATGTTCAAGTTCCTGCAGCTGCTCAACGAGCACAAGGACGAACTCGCCCACCTGATCACCGCCGAGCACGGCAAGGTCTTCACCGATGCGCAGGGCGAAGTCAGCCGCGGCATCGACATCGTGGAATTCGCCTGCGGCATTCCGCAGCTGCTCAAGGGCGACTTCACCGACCAGGTGAGCACCGGCATCGACAACTGGACGCTGCGCCAGCCGCTCGGCGTGGTCGCCGGCATCACGCCGTTCAACTTCCCGGTGATGGTGCCGATGTGGATGTTCCCGGTGGCCATCGCCGCGGGCAACACCTTCGTGCTGAAGCCGAGCCCGACCGACCCGAGCGCATCGCTGAAGATGGCCGAACTGTTGAAGCAGGCCGGCCTGCCCGACGGCGTGTTCAACGTGGTGCAGGGCGACAAGGTCGCGGTCGATGCGCTGCTCGAGCACCCCGACGTCAAGGCGGTGAGCTTCGTCGGCTCGACCCCCATCGCCAACTACATCTACGAAACCGGCGCCCGCCACGGCAAGCGCGTGCAGGCCCTGGGCGGCGCGAAGAACCACATGGTCGTGATGCCCGACGCCGACATCGACCAGGCGGTCGACGCGCTGATCGGTGCCGGCTACGGCTCGGCCGGCGAGCGCTGCATGGCGATCTCGGTGGCGGTGCTGGTGGGCGACGTGGCCGACCGTCTGCTGCCCAAGCTGATCGAGCGCACGAAGGCGCTGAAGGTGCTCGACGGCGAGAACCTCGAGGCCGAGATGGGTCCGATCGTCACGCGCGCCGCGCATGAACGCATCACCGGCTACATCGACCAGGGCGAGAAGGAAGGCGCGAAGCTGTTGGTGGACGGCCGGAAGTTCGACGGCGCCAAGGCCGGCACCGGTTGCGACGACGGCTACTGGATGGGCGGCACGCTGTTCGACCACGTCACGCCCGAGATGCGCATCTACAAGGAAGAGATCTTCGGCCCGGTGCTGGGCTGCGTGCGCGTGGCCGACCTCAAGGAAGCGGTGGACCTCATCAACGCCCACGAGTTCGGCAACGGCGTGTCGTGCTTCACCCGCGACGGCAACGTGGCGCGCGAGTTCGGCCGCCGCATCCAGGTCGGCATGGTCGGCATCAACGTGCCGATCCCGGTGCCGATGGCTTGGCATGGCTTCGGCGGCTGGAAGCGCTCGCTGTTCGGCGACATGCACGCGTATGGCGAAGAAGGCGTGCGCTTCTATACGAAGCAGAAGTCAATCATGCAGCGCTGGCCGGAGAGCATCGGCAAGGGGGCTGAGTTCGTGATGCCTACGGCGAAGTAACTCGACCGCTTTCCATGAAAGAACGCCGCGGGCCTTTGCTGGTCCGCGGCGTTTCTCTTTGTTGGCTGCTGTTCGGGGTGGGCTCGAGGGCGACGGGTAGCCCCTTCCGCGAATGTCCCCCGGCCTACGGCCTCCTCCTTGATTTCGCTGCAGGGGCTACCCATCACCCTCGGCCTGGGACACGCTGTGTCGTTTCGCGCGATCAACCTCCGCTGCGTCCAAGGCTCAGGCCGGTGGGGTGTACTGCGCAGTGAGGTTAAGGGGGAGGCCGAAGGCCGGAGGACACGAACGGAGCAGTGCACCCCGCCGGCCTGAGGCTCGCCCTGAAGGACTTCAAGCCGCCACATGCACCCCAGGCCGCAACCCAGCGTTCCACTTGCCCCCGATCGCACGTTCGATCTGCGCCGCCAGTTGCAGCAGCAACCCATCGTTGGCTTGTCGCGCCTGCGCCTGAATACCCAGCGGCAGGCCGTTCTCCTGCGCCGCCAGCGGCAGGGAGATACCGGGCATGCCGCACAGGTTGGCGAGCGGCGTGTAGGCGAAGTTCTTCCACAGGTTGCCGAACCAGTCGTAGACGGACGGGTTGTCGCTGACCGTGAGGTACTCGGTGGTGCCGACCTTGGGCGTGGGCAGCGCGGTCACCGGCGTGAGGATGATGTCCCAGTCCTCGAAGAAGTTGCCGAAGGCGCGCGAGGTGGTGTTGAACACCGCCTGCATCTTCGAGCGCTCGCCGTAGGTGGTGTCGAGGCCTGCTTCCCAGATCTTGATGTTGATCGGCTCCAGCAGATCGGCCGGCGGGCGCTCGTGGCCCAGGCGCGCGATCTGGCCGGCGATGACCTGCGCGAAGTTGCTGATGTAGCAGGTAGTCTGCGCGGCGAAGGCGGTCTGGAAATCGACCTTCGGCAGCGCCCATTCGACATGGTGGCCGAGGCCTTCGAGGAAGCGGCCGACGCGCTCCAGCTCGGCTACGAAATGCGGCACGGCGCGGTAGTCGCCCCATTCGTGCGACAGCGCGATGCGCAGGCGGCCCGGGTCCTTCCGGATCAGTTCGCTGTACGGCTCGGCCGGCGACCAGAAGGGCATGAACTCGCCGGGTGCGCCACCGCGGCACTGGTCGACGAAGGCCGCGGTGTCGCGCACCGTGCGGCTGTGGCAACCCTGGATCGACACCAGGCCCGACAGGTCCGACAGATTTGGCGCCAGCGAGAACACGCCGCGCGAGACCTTCAGGCCGATGTTGCCGTTGGCGCCGGCCGGGATGCGGATGGAGCCGCCGCCGTCGGTGGCATGCGACATCGGCAGCACGCCCGCGGCCACGATGGCGCCGGTGCCGGCCGAGGAGCCGTAGGTGGTGTAGGCCGTGTCCCAGGGGTTGCGCGTGACATACAGCGAGTTTTCTGCGGAGCTGCACACGCCGAACTCGGGCGTGGTGGTGCGCCCCATGATGTTCAGCCCGGCCTGCCGGATCTTGCCGGTGAGGAAGCTGTCCTCGGCCGGGCGATGGCCCTGCATCAGCATCGAGCCGAATTCCTGCAGCCGGCCCTTGAGCGTGGGGCCCAGGTCCTTCATCAGGTACGGGACGCCGGCGAAGGTGCCGCCGGTGTTCGTGCCGTTGCCCACCGGGTCGGCCACGGCGTCGTCGAACACCTCGACCACCGCATCGAGCGGGCCGTTGACCTTGTCGATGGCCGCCTTCGCCTGCGCCGCCAGTTCGGCCGGGCTCACGTCGCCCTTGCGCACCCGGTCGGCCAGTGCCACCGCATCGTGGTCCGCCCATTCGGACCAGCTCATTGCCATCGTCATTTCAGTTTCCGTTTCTCTTCAGTTGTCGAATCAAGGCCAGCCGAATCCCAGCCTGAACAGCATGAGCGTAGCCGCCCCTGCCAGGATCGTTCCGGTCACGTCGTTTCGCCGAGCCAGCCAGTACAGCAATGCCGCGGCCACGGCAAAGAGCCGCGCGTCGCGCCAGTCGGCCAGCAGGTGGCCGTTGCTCAGGAAGACCTCGGGCACGACCATCGCCAGCAGCGCCGCCACCGGCGCATGGCGCAGGCCCTGTCGCAGCCAGCCGGGCAGGTGCGGCTCGCGGTCGGGCAGCAGGAAGAAGCTGCGCGTGAGCACGGTCACCGCCACCAGCGCCAGCACCGCGAGCCAGGCGTACACCCCATGGGCCGCGTGCATCAGCGCAGGTTCCAGTGGCGGTCGGCCCAGAGCCCGGCCACGAAGGCGGTGGCGATGGCCGCGACCACGTTCAGCCCCATCGGCCACGAGGCCGTGGCCAGCGCGACCGACGCGGCGGCCAGCGCCGAACAGCGCACCGCGCGGTCGGTCAGCATCGGCAGCGCCAGCGCGAGCAGCGCCAGCACGCCGACGAAGCGCAGGCCCCAGGCGGTGGGGATGGCGTCGGCCAGGAAGATGCCCGCGAGCGACGCGACATGCCAGGCGGCCCAATTGGTGAGCGCCAGGCCGAGGAAGTAGCCCTGCTGCGCCACGGTCGCGCGGCCGGTCGGCGACGGCACCGGATGCCGCTGCACGAATTGCGCGTACACCGGGTCGCCCGCCAGGTACGACAGCAGCACCCGCTGCGGCCGGCCGTGCCCACCGAAGTAGCGCCGCCAGCTCACGCTGAAGACGACGAAGCGCAGGTTGAGCACGCAGGCGGTCGCGGCGATCACCCACAGCGGCGCACCGGCGGCCATGAGCGGCAGGCAGGCCAGTTGCGACGCACTGGCGAACACCAGCAGCGACATGCCGAGGATCACGCCCAGGCCGACGCCGCTCTTGGCCATGGCCACGCCGGCCACCAGGCCCATCGCCAGGGTGCCCAGCGCCGGGCCCCGGATGTCGCGGCAACCCAGCCTGAACTCGCGGCGCCACGCGGGGTCGTCGAATCGCTGCATCAGGCGCCCGTCGGTACCGGCTGGCCCGCGAGCTCAGCGCGCGGTGCGGCGGCCAGCAGCCGGCGCGTGTAGTCGTTCTCGGGGGCGTTGAACACGCGCCCCGTGGCACCCTGCTCCACGATGCGGCTCTGGCTCATCACGATCACGCGGTCGCACAGCTGCGCCGCGACGCGCAGGTCGTGCGTGATGAAGAGGATGCCCAGGCCAAGGTCGCGCTGGATCTCGCGCAGCAGGTCGAGGATCTGCGCCTGCACCGACACGTCGAGCGCCGATACGGCTTCATCGGCCACCAGCACCTGCGGCTGGCAGGCGATGGCGCGCGCGATGGCCAGGCGCTGGCGCTGGCCGCCGGAGAACTGGTGCGGGTAGCGTTCGAGCGCGGTGCGCGGCAGCTGGATGCGGTCCATCAGCTCTTCGGCGGTGCGGTGTGCATGCAGCTTGTCCATGCCGAAGTTCATCGCGCCCTCGACCATCGAGGAGCCGACGGTGCGGCGCGGGTTCAGCGAACGGTTCGGGTCCTGGAAGACCACCTGCACCCGCGAGCGCAGCGGCCGCAGCCGGCCTTCGGGCAGGGCGTGCACCGGCGCATCGCCCCAGAGGATGCTGCCTTCGCTCGGCTCGATCAGCCGGATCATGCAGCGCGCGAAGGTCGACTTGCCCGAGCCGGACTCGCCCACCACGCCCACCGTCTCGCCGCGGTGCACCGCCACGCTCGCGTCCTGCAGCGCGGTGTTGTGCTTGGTGCGGCCCATCCAGTCGCGCCGCGTGTAGACCTTGCCGACGCCGGTGCCGGTGATCAGCGCCGGGCCACCGGGCAGCGTGCGCGCCGGCGGCGGCGTCATGCCGGGCACGGCGTCGAGCAGCATGCGCGTGTAGGCCTCGCGCGGGTGGTGCAGCACCTGTGCGCAGGCGCCCTGCTCCACCAGCTGGCCGCGGTGCATCACCATCACCTCGTCGGCGATCTCGGCGACCACGCCCATGTCGTGCGTGATGAAGAGCACGGCGCTGCCCTGCTCGGCCTGCAGCTCGGCGATGAGCTTGAGGATCTCGGCCTGCGTGGTCACGTCGAGCGCGGTGGTCGGCTCGTCGCAGATCAAGAGGCGCGGCTTCAGGATGATCGCCATCGCGATCACGATGCGCTGGCGCTGGCCGCCCGAGAGCTGGTGCGGGTAGCTCGCGAAGATGCGCGCCGGATCGGGCAGGCGGACGCGCTCGAAGATCTCGAGGATGCGGGCCTTGCGCTGCGCGGCGTTCCAGTCGGTGTGGGTGCGCAGCAGTTCGTCGACCTGCTCGCCGCAGCTCAGCACCGGGTTCAGCGCGGTCATCGGCTCCTGGAACACCATGCCCATGCCGGTGCCGCGCAGCTGCCGCAGGCGCTTGTCGGAGATGAAGCGCCCCTGATCGACGAGCGTCTCGCCGGCCAGCACCACGTCGCCCGCCGACAGCGTCAGGCCCTTGGCCATCAGCCCCATCACGGTGGTCGCCAGCACCGACTTGCCGGAGCCGGACTCGCCCACGATGCAGAGCGTGCGGCCGGCGTCCAGGCGCAGGTCCAGGTGTTCGATCGCATGCGGGCGGTCCGCGTCCGACGGCAGGCCCACCTGCAGGCCGCGCACTTCGAGGATCGGCGCGCTCGGAGCCACGGGTTCGGTCATCGCATTCATGGGTCGCAGGCTCACACGCGTTTGGAGAATTTGGGGTCGAGCACGTCGCGCAGGCCGTCACCCAGCAGGTTGATCGCCAGCACCGTCGGCACCAGGAAGAGCGCTGGGAACAGCACGTTGCCCGGGCTCTGCGAGAACTGCACCCGGCCCTCGGCCATGATGTTTCCCCAGGTCGGCACGTCCGACGGCAGGCCCAGGCCGAGGAAGCTCAGGATGGCTTCGGTCAGCACGGCCGAGGCGGCGATGAAGGTGCCCTGCACGATCAGCGGCGCCAGCGCGTTCGGCAGGATGTCGCGCCACAGGATGGTGGCGTCCGGCGTGGCGAGCGCACGCGCGGCCTCGACGAAGGGCTCGTCGCGCAGGCTCATCACCAGTGCGCGCACCAGCCGCGTGACGCGCGGCACTTCGGGCACTGCGATCGCGAGGATCACGGTCGGCAGGTTGGCGCCGAGCACCGCCACCAGCGTGATCGCCAGCAGCACGGCCGGGATGGCCATGACGCCGTCCATCACCCGCATCAGCACCGCGTCGACCGCGCGGAAGTAGCCCGCCAGCATGCCGAGCACGCAGCCGAAGGCGATGGCGACGAAGGCGGTGAACAGGCCCACCAGCATCGAGATGCGCGTGCCGTAGAGCACGCGGCTCCACACGTCACGCCCGACGCTGTCGCTGCCCATCCAGAAGGTGTGGGCGATTTGGTTGCCATCGGGCAGCGTGACCTGGCCAGCGGTGCCGGCATCGACCGAGATGAAGCTCGGGTCCATGGCCGACGGATCGAAGGTGCCGAGCCAGGGCGCGCACACGCCCAGCAGCGCCAGCACCACCAGCACGGCGACGCCGCCGCGCACGGCGCTGTTGCGCCAGAGTCTTTGGAGGTTGCTCATGTCAGTCGCGGAATCAGTAGCGAATCCGGGGGTCGAGGAACAGGTAGCTGATGTCCACCAGCAGATTGACGCCGACATAGACCAGCGCGAAGAACAGCACCACGCCCTGCAGCACCGGGAAGTCGCGGTTGAGCACCGCGTCGACCGTGAGCTGGCCCAGGCCCGGGATGGCGTACACCGTCTCGGTGACGACCACGCCGCCGAGCAGCAGCGCGGCGCTCACGCCGATGACCGTGACCACCGGCACCGCGGCGTTGCGCAGCGCGTGGTGCATCAGCACCTGCAGCTCGGTGATGCCCTTGGCGCGCGCGGTGCGGATGAAGTCCTCGGTCAGCGCCTCGCTCACCGCGGCGCGGGTCACGCGCGAGAGCAGCGCGACGTAGGTGATGGCCAGCGTCAGGCAGGGCAGCACCAGCTGGTTGAGCCACGGGCCGACGCCGTCGGCAATGCGCCGGTAGCCCTGCACCGGGAACCACTGCAGCTTCATCGCGAGCAGGTAGATCAGCACGTAGCCGACCACGAACACTGGCACCGAGAAGCCGGCCACCGAGAAGGCCATCACGGCCTTGTCGAGCCAGCCGCCCATGCGCCAGGCCGCCAGCGTGCCCAGCGGCAGCGCGATGAGCACCGCCAGCAGCAGCGTGCCGGCCGCCAGCGACAGCGTGGGCTCCATGCGCTGGCCGATGAGTTCGGTGACCGGCTTGTTCAGGAAGAAGGAGAAGCCCAGGTCGCCGTGCAGCACGCCGTTGCCCCAGATCGCGAACTGCGTCCACAGCGGCTTGGTGAGGCCGAGCTGCACACGGATGCGGTCCAGGTCTTCGCTGGTGGCGCTGTTGCCGCCGATGACGGCGGCCGGGTCGCCGGGCGTGAGCCGCACGATCATGAAGATCGCGATGGCCACGACCAGCAGCACGGGAAGGGTGGCGAGCAGGCGTTTGCCGAGGAAGTTGAGCATGGGACGAGGACTCCGCAACCGGGCGGCGGCCCGCAAGGCCCCCGCGCGTGTCGCTTATTGCTTCTTGATGTTCCAGTACACCTGCGCACCCGCCGGCACCAGGCCGTCGATGTTCTTGCGCACGGCCGCGGGCTGGTTGTACTGGCCGACCGGCACGTGGGTGGCGGTCTCGAAGGCGCGCAGCTGGGCGGCGGTCGCCAGCTTCTTCTTCTCGGCGTCGGTCTTGGCCTGCGTGAACTGGACCTTGATCTCTTCGAGCTTGGCGTCGGTCTGCCAGCCGAACCAGCCCTTGTCGCCGGTGGCGTTCATCATCGCCATGGTGATCGGGTTGAGGATGTCCGACGCGGTCCACGAGGTCATGAAGGCGCTCCAGCCGCCGGCCGAAGGCGCGTCCTTCTTGGCGCGGCGCGCGACCAGCGTCGACCAGTCCATGGCCTGCATGTCGACCTTGAAGCCGGCCTGCTCGAGCTGCTGCTTGGCCACCAGCGGCAGCTTGCCGATGGTGGGGTTGTCGGTCGGGCGCATCAGCACCACCGGCTCGCTCTTGTAGCCGGCTTCGGCCAGCAGCGCCTTGGCCTTGGCCGGGTTGGCGACACCGGTGTACTCGCCGGTCTGTTCCGATTCGAACAGCGTGCCGCAGGGGAACATGCTCTTGCAGTAGCGCGTGAGGCCTGGCGTGCCGACCTGCGTGCGCAGGAAGGCCTCCTGGCCCAGGGCCAGCATCGCGGCGCGGCGCACCTTCTCGTTGTTGAAGGGCGGCTGCAGGAAGTTGAAGCGCAGGATGAACTGGTTGCCGGCCGGCTGGGCGTCGACCAGCTTGATGTCGGGGTTGGTACGCAGCGTGGCGTACTGCTCGAACGCGGGCTGCTCCAGGATGTCGGCCTCGCCGTTGAGCAGCGCGTTCATCTGCGTCTGCGCGTCGCGGATGATGAGCCACTCGACGCGGTCCACATACACGTTCTTGCCGCCGGCCGTGCCCGAGGGCGCCTCGGCGCGCGGCTTGTAGCGCGTGTTCTTGGTGAACACCACGCGCTCGCCCGGGCGGAACTCGTCGGCCTTGAACACGTACGGGCCGGAGCCGATCGACTCCTTGATCTGCGTGTCGCCCGAGGTCTCGGCGATGCGCTTGGGCATGATGAACGGCACGTTCGACGACGGCTTGCCCAGCGCCTCGAGCACCAGGCCGAAGGGCTCCTTCAGCACGATCACGAAGGTCTTGGCGTCGGGCGTCTCGTAGCGCTCGGTGTTCTTGGCCAGCTGGGCGCCGAAGGTGTCGCGGCTGGCCCAGCGCTTGATGGAGGCGACCACGTCTTCGCCGGTGACCGGCTTGCCATCGTGGAACTCCAGGCCGTCGCGCAGCGTGAAGGTCCAGGTCTTGTTGTCGGCCGACACCTTCCACTTGTCGACCATCTGCGGCTTGATGTGGCCTTCGAGGTCGGTCGCAAACAGGGTGTCGTAGACCATGTAGCCGAAGTTGCGCGTGACGTAGGCCGTGGTCCAGATCGGGTCGAGCACGGTGATGTTGCTGCTCGGGATGATCTTGAGGGTGCTGGTCTGCGCCATGGCCGGGGCCATGACCGCGCCCGCGAGCAAGGCGGTGGCGGCCCACTTCGTGACACGGCGCGACAGGAAACCGGTGGGGCCGACGGGCCCGGGAGAGCGTTGCTGCATGGACGTTGGGGTATTCAGGTTGATGAGCGCAGCCTGCCCATCAGGGCCGGCGTGCTGCGGATTGAAAATCCAAACGCCCCGAACGCATATATACAGTTTGGTTTTCTGTTGTAGAACAGTTCTGGCACGATCACCCGATTGGGGCCGCGCCCCGCACACAAACCGTGCATCGACATCCCATGATCGCCATCGACCCCACGCTTGCGACCCCCCTGGTGCGCCAGGTCTACGACGCCCTCCTGCGCGACATCTCGTCGAGCGCGATGAAGCCGGGCGACAGGCTGCCCTCGGTCCGCGGGCTGGCGGCAGCCTGCGGCGTGAGCACCATGACGGTGACCAACGCCTACCAGCGCCTGGTGGCCGAAGGCCATGTCGAAGCGCGCAGCGCCAGCGGCTATTACGTCGCGGCGGCCGAGCGCTCGGGCACGCGGCGCAAGCCCTTCGCCGGCCGCACCTCGGTCGATTCGCTGTGGCTGCTCAAGCATGTGTACGAGGACGACCGCAGCCTGCTGAACGCCGGCTGCGGCTGGGTGCCGCCCGAGCTGCTGCACACCGAGGGCGTGCGACGCGCGCTGGCCGCGCTGTCGCGCAAGTCGGCCGCGGGCTTGGCCAACTACGGCAACCCGTACGGCTACCTGCCGCTGCGCCAGCAGATCCAGGTGCTGCTGGCGCAGAAGGGCATCGAAGCGCCGCCGCACCAGATCGTGCTGACGCACGGCGCGTCGCAGGCGCTCATCCTCGCGGCGCGCTGCCTGCTGCAGCCCCACGACGTGGTGCTGGTCGACGAGCCCAGCTCGACCAACCTGTTCGCCATGCTGCGCTCGCTCGACCTGAAGCTCGTGGGCATCGAGCGCACCACGCAGGGCCCCGACCTCGAAGCCCTGCGCACGCTCGCGCAGCGGCACCGGGCCAAGGCCTTCTTCACCACCGCCAACCTGCACAACCCCACCGGCAGCCAGTGCAGCCCGGCCGTCGCTTACCAGCTGCTGCGGCTGGCGGAGCAGCTGGATTTCCACATCGTCGACAACGACACGATGTCGGGCCTGGAGCCGCCGGGCGCCACCTCGCTGGCCAGCCTCGACCGCCTGCAGCGCGTGATCCACATCGGCAGCTTCTCGAAGACGGTGTCACCCAGCCTGCGCGTGGGCTTCGTCGCGTGCAGCGAGGAGTTCGCGGAGAAGCTCATCCTGCACAAGATGGTCAACAGCCTCACCACCTCGGAGCTCAACGAGAAGCTGCTGCACGGCGTGCTGGCCGAGGGCCGTTTCCGCACGCACCTGACGCGCCTGGCCGAGCAGCTGCGCGCGGCGCAGGAGAAGGTCTGCGACGGGTTGGAGGCGGCCGGCATGCAGCTCTTCCTGCGGCCCGCGGGCGGGCCCTTCTTGTGGGCGCGCTTCGAGCGCGACGACGTCGACATGCGCGCGCTCGCGCAGCGCGCCATCGCCGAGGGCTTCCTGCTGGCGCCGGGCGACCTGTTCCGCACCGACCTGCGCCCGACGCCGTGGCTGCGCTTCAACGTGGGCTATGCCGACGATGCGCGGCTCTATCGCTACCTGGCGGCGGAAGGCGGGCGCTCGCGCCTCAAGCGGAGCGCCGCACGCTGAGGCTCACGCCGCCTCGTGCGCCGCCACCAGGCATTCCTGGAACAGCTGCGCCGCACGCGACGGCGCCGGCGAACGCCGCAGCACGCTGACGAAGCGGCAGGCATAGCGGAAGCGTTTCGGCGCCACCGCCTGCATCAGCCCCTCCTGCTCGAAACCCTTGGCGTAGTGGTCGGGCAGGAAGCCCAGGTACTGGCCGGACAGCACCAGCATCGCGATCGCCTCCTGGTCGAAGCCGGTGGCCTTGCGCACCAGCCGCGCGCGATGGCTGAGCTCCATGTTGGGCGAGTGGAAGCCCAGGCCGGCGAAGGCATGGGCGCGCAGCCTCTCCCACGTCAGGCCGGCATGCGCCGCGCCGAACAGCGGGTGGCGCGCACCGCAGTACAGCAGCATCGTCTCGCCGAACAGGTCGGCGTAGGCCAGCGTCTTCGAGCTGCGGTGCGCCGGGATGATGCCGACCTGGAAGGCGCCATCGATCACGCCGCGCTCGATGGCGTTGATCGAGCCGACGTGGATGTTCAGCCGCACCTCGGGCGCCCGCGTGGCGAAGCGCGCGATGGCATCGCCCACGTGCGCCTGCGGGTTGCTCGCCGTCTTGTCGAACACCGCCACGTCGAGCTGCCCGCCCATGCGGTGGTGGATGTCGTCGATGCTGCTGCGGAAGGCCTCGACCGAGGCCAGCAGGCGCAGCGTCTCGTCGTAGACGCGCTGGCCCTCGGGCGTGAGCGCGAAGCCGGCCCGCCCGCGCCGGCACAGCACCAGGCCCATGCGCGTCTCCAGGTCCTTGACGTGGCGGCTCACGGTGGAGGTGCCGATGTTGAGTTCCAGCTCGGCCGCCGCCATGCCGCCGCATTCGACGACGCTCTTGAACACCTTGAGCAGGCGCAGATCCATGTCGCTCAGCTGGCCGAGCAGGGCGCGTGATTTCTCGGAGGACTTCGGAGGTTGCTTTACTTGCATGGACGCTCAAGTGAACTTCGATATTGCGCCATTTTCAGGAATAAGCGCGCGACGAACAATCCGGCGAGCCGATTCATCCCTTCCACCCAACGCCCGCCGCCATGACCACCCTCACCGCCCCGACCCCGCCCGCCGCCTCCCGCACCGACGCCGCCTGGCTCGACGCGCACTGGATGCCCTTCACCGGCAACCGCAACTTCAAGGCCGACCCGCGCATGGTGGTAGAGGCCAAGGGTGCCTACTTCACC
It encodes:
- a CDS encoding aminotransferase-like domain-containing protein yields the protein MIAIDPTLATPLVRQVYDALLRDISSSAMKPGDRLPSVRGLAAACGVSTMTVTNAYQRLVAEGHVEARSASGYYVAAAERSGTRRKPFAGRTSVDSLWLLKHVYEDDRSLLNAGCGWVPPELLHTEGVRRALAALSRKSAAGLANYGNPYGYLPLRQQIQVLLAQKGIEAPPHQIVLTHGASQALILAARCLLQPHDVVLVDEPSSTNLFAMLRSLDLKLVGIERTTQGPDLEALRTLAQRHRAKAFFTTANLHNPTGSQCSPAVAYQLLRLAEQLDFHIVDNDTMSGLEPPGATSLASLDRLQRVIHIGSFSKTVSPSLRVGFVACSEEFAEKLILHKMVNSLTTSELNEKLLHGVLAEGRFRTHLTRLAEQLRAAQEKVCDGLEAAGMQLFLRPAGGPFLWARFERDDVDMRALAQRAIAEGFLLAPGDLFRTDLRPTPWLRFNVGYADDARLYRYLAAEGGRSRLKRSAAR
- a CDS encoding ABC transporter substrate-binding protein; translation: MQQRSPGPVGPTGFLSRRVTKWAATALLAGAVMAPAMAQTSTLKIIPSSNITVLDPIWTTAYVTRNFGYMVYDTLFATDLEGHIKPQMVDKWKVSADNKTWTFTLRDGLEFHDGKPVTGEDVVASIKRWASRDTFGAQLAKNTERYETPDAKTFVIVLKEPFGLVLEALGKPSSNVPFIMPKRIAETSGDTQIKESIGSGPYVFKADEFRPGERVVFTKNTRYKPRAEAPSGTAGGKNVYVDRVEWLIIRDAQTQMNALLNGEADILEQPAFEQYATLRTNPDIKLVDAQPAGNQFILRFNFLQPPFNNEKVRRAAMLALGQEAFLRTQVGTPGLTRYCKSMFPCGTLFESEQTGEYTGVANPAKAKALLAEAGYKSEPVVLMRPTDNPTIGKLPLVAKQQLEQAGFKVDMQAMDWSTLVARRAKKDAPSAGGWSAFMTSWTASDILNPITMAMMNATGDKGWFGWQTDAKLEEIKVQFTQAKTDAEKKKLATAAQLRAFETATHVPVGQYNQPAAVRKNIDGLVPAGAQVYWNIKKQ
- a CDS encoding LysR family transcriptional regulator, whose translation is MQVKQPPKSSEKSRALLGQLSDMDLRLLKVFKSVVECGGMAAAELELNIGTSTVSRHVKDLETRMGLVLCRRGRAGFALTPEGQRVYDETLRLLASVEAFRSSIDDIHHRMGGQLDVAVFDKTASNPQAHVGDAIARFATRAPEVRLNIHVGSINAIERGVIDGAFQVGIIPAHRSSKTLAYADLFGETMLLYCGARHPLFGAAHAGLTWERLRAHAFAGLGFHSPNMELSHRARLVRKATGFDQEAIAMLVLSGQYLGFLPDHYAKGFEQEGLMQAVAPKRFRYACRFVSVLRRSPAPSRAAQLFQECLVAAHEAA